In Salvelinus fontinalis isolate EN_2023a chromosome 25, ASM2944872v1, whole genome shotgun sequence, one genomic interval encodes:
- the LOC129822755 gene encoding charged multivesicular body protein 5-like isoform X1, producing the protein MNRIFGRGKPKGPPPNLTDCIGNVDSRAESVDKKIARLDVELVKYKDQMKKMRDGPSKNMVKQKAMRVLKQKRMYESQRDNLTQQSFNMEQANYTIQTLKDTKTTVDAMKIGAKEMKAAYKNVKIDQIEDLQDQLEDMMEDANEVQEAMSRSYGTPEIDDDDLEAELDALGDELLLDDDSSYLDEASTAPSIPEGIPSDRAPNRDGVLVDEFGLPQIPAT; encoded by the exons ATGAACCGTATTTTCGGTCGAGGAAAACCGAAGGGACCACCACCAAATCTCACAGACTGCATAGGGAAT GTTGACTCGCGAGCGGAATCTGTTGACAAGAAGATTGCCAGACTAGATGTTGAACTGGTCAAGTACAAGGATCAGATGAAGAAGATGAGAGATGGCCCTTCAAAA AACATGGTCAAGCAGAAGGCGATGAGGGTACTGAAGCAGAAAAGAAT GTACGAGAGCCAGAGAGACAACCTCACACAGCAGTCCTTCAACATGGAACAGGCCAACTACACAATTCAAACTCTCAAAGACACAAAAACAACA GTTGATGCCATGAAAATTGGAGCCAAAGAGATGAAGGCGGCATACAAGAACGTGAAGATCGATCAGATTGAG GATCTCCAAGACCAGCTGGAGGACATGATGGAGGACGCCAACGAGGTGCAGGAGGCGATGAGCAGAAGCTACGGGACGCCAGAGATCGATGATGATGACCTGGAAGCAG AGCTGGATGCCCTGGGAGATGAGCTCCTGCTTGATGATGACAGCTCCTACCTGGATGAGGCCAGCACTGCCCCCTCCATCCCAGAGGGAATACCCAGTGACAGGGCACCAAACCGG GATGGAGTTCTGGTGGATGAATTTGGCCTGCCACAGATCCCTGCTACATAA
- the LOC129822755 gene encoding charged multivesicular body protein 5-like isoform X2 has protein sequence MKKMRDGPSKNMVKQKAMRVLKQKRMYESQRDNLTQQSFNMEQANYTIQTLKDTKTTVDAMKIGAKEMKAAYKNVKIDQIEDLQDQLEDMMEDANEVQEAMSRSYGTPEIDDDDLEAELDALGDELLLDDDSSYLDEASTAPSIPEGIPSDRAPNRDGVLVDEFGLPQIPAT, from the exons ATGAAGAAGATGAGAGATGGCCCTTCAAAA AACATGGTCAAGCAGAAGGCGATGAGGGTACTGAAGCAGAAAAGAAT GTACGAGAGCCAGAGAGACAACCTCACACAGCAGTCCTTCAACATGGAACAGGCCAACTACACAATTCAAACTCTCAAAGACACAAAAACAACA GTTGATGCCATGAAAATTGGAGCCAAAGAGATGAAGGCGGCATACAAGAACGTGAAGATCGATCAGATTGAG GATCTCCAAGACCAGCTGGAGGACATGATGGAGGACGCCAACGAGGTGCAGGAGGCGATGAGCAGAAGCTACGGGACGCCAGAGATCGATGATGATGACCTGGAAGCAG AGCTGGATGCCCTGGGAGATGAGCTCCTGCTTGATGATGACAGCTCCTACCTGGATGAGGCCAGCACTGCCCCCTCCATCCCAGAGGGAATACCCAGTGACAGGGCACCAAACCGG GATGGAGTTCTGGTGGATGAATTTGGCCTGCCACAGATCCCTGCTACATAA